The Thermococcus sp. MV5 region CAACGTAGACCTTAAGCCTCTTGAAGGCCTTCCTTCCGCGGTCGGTCTTCCATGGAAGCATGCCCCTGACGGTTCTCCTGACTATCTCGTCGCTCCTCTTGGGGTAGAACGGACCCTTCCTTGGGTTGGTCCTGGTTCTCAGCTCGGTCCTCTGCTTGTACTTGGCGAAGATGTCCTCTCTGTTGCCGGTGATGATGGCCTTCTCGGCGTTAACTATGACCACTTCCTCGCCCTCAAGGAGCATCTTAGCGAGATCG contains the following coding sequences:
- the rplM gene encoding 50S ribosomal protein L13 — its product is DLAKMLLEGEEVVIVNAEKAIITGNREDIFAKYKQRTELRTRTNPRKGPFYPKRSDEIVRRTVRGMLPWKTDRGRKAFKRLKVYVGIPKEFEGRELETISEAHMSKLATPKYVTVGEVAKFLGGKF